One window of Agromyces rhizosphaerae genomic DNA carries:
- a CDS encoding ABC transporter ATP-binding protein, which produces MSVVGVQGEERHDFTKEESRQIRRRSLRLLGSLLKPLRWQVAWTALVVTVSTGAQVAGPALIGYGVAEGLPALLDQDWLPLAWAGAAYLATAVVGALLVAVYIRQSARISQAILIDLRKRVFLHTQKLSLEFHESYTSGRIISRQTSDLDAIRELLDSGINQLVQGVLYMTFTAIALVALDWQSGLVLAVALVPLFVLTRWFQQRSQVLFRRSREASAKLIVHFVETMTGIRAVKAFRKEKRNEKEFGDLVEDYRDVNAKVIQVFGVYDPGLVFIGNVTVAMVLLWGGFRVVDGSLAIGFLLAAVLYTRRFFDPMEDMAMFYNSYQSAASALEKISGVLEERPSVPDPVRPVDLWSARGDIAFDDVEFAYTDDRVVLPAFDLAIPAGQTIALVGSTGAGKSTLAKLISRFYDPSRGAVRLDGVDLRDLHPKDLRRAIVMVTQEAYLFSGSVADNIALGKPDASFDEIVAAARAVGAHEFIEGLPNGYDTDVNKRGGRVSAGQRQLISFARAFLADPAVLILDEATSSLDIPSERAVQEGLTTLLADRTAVIIAHRLSTVAIADRVLVMEWGRIVEDGSPAELIGGEGRFARLHAAWRDSLV; this is translated from the coding sequence ATGAGCGTCGTCGGCGTACAGGGCGAGGAGCGCCACGACTTCACCAAGGAGGAGTCGCGGCAGATCCGCCGGCGCTCGCTGCGCCTGCTCGGCTCGCTGCTGAAGCCCCTGCGGTGGCAGGTGGCGTGGACGGCGCTGGTCGTCACGGTCTCGACCGGCGCCCAGGTCGCGGGCCCGGCGCTCATCGGCTACGGCGTGGCCGAGGGGCTGCCGGCCCTGCTCGACCAGGACTGGCTGCCGCTGGCGTGGGCCGGTGCGGCCTACCTCGCGACCGCGGTCGTGGGCGCGTTGCTCGTGGCCGTCTACATCCGGCAGTCGGCGCGCATCAGCCAGGCGATCCTGATCGACCTGCGCAAGCGCGTCTTCCTGCACACCCAGAAGCTGAGCCTCGAGTTCCACGAGTCGTACACGTCGGGCCGCATCATCTCGCGCCAGACGAGCGACCTCGACGCGATCCGCGAGCTGCTCGACTCGGGCATCAACCAGCTCGTGCAGGGCGTGCTGTACATGACGTTCACCGCGATCGCGCTGGTCGCGCTCGACTGGCAGTCGGGGCTCGTGCTCGCCGTGGCGCTCGTGCCGCTGTTCGTGCTCACGCGCTGGTTCCAGCAGCGCTCGCAGGTGCTGTTCCGGCGCTCGCGCGAGGCATCCGCCAAGCTCATCGTGCACTTCGTGGAGACCATGACCGGCATCCGCGCGGTCAAGGCGTTCCGCAAGGAGAAGCGCAACGAGAAGGAGTTCGGCGACCTGGTCGAGGACTACCGCGACGTGAACGCGAAGGTCATCCAGGTCTTCGGCGTCTACGACCCGGGCCTCGTGTTCATCGGCAACGTGACGGTCGCGATGGTGCTGCTCTGGGGCGGCTTCCGCGTGGTCGACGGCTCGCTCGCGATCGGCTTCCTGCTCGCCGCGGTGCTGTACACCCGTCGGTTCTTCGACCCGATGGAGGACATGGCGATGTTCTACAACTCGTACCAGTCCGCCGCATCAGCGCTCGAGAAGATCTCGGGCGTGCTCGAGGAGCGGCCGAGCGTGCCCGACCCGGTTCGCCCGGTCGACCTCTGGAGCGCGCGCGGCGACATCGCGTTCGACGACGTGGAGTTCGCCTACACCGACGACCGGGTGGTGCTGCCGGCCTTCGACCTCGCCATCCCGGCGGGCCAGACCATCGCGCTCGTCGGGTCGACCGGAGCCGGGAAGTCGACGCTGGCGAAGCTGATCTCGCGGTTCTACGACCCGAGCCGGGGCGCGGTGCGCCTCGACGGCGTCGACCTGCGGGACCTCCACCCGAAGGACCTGCGCCGCGCGATCGTCATGGTCACGCAGGAGGCCTACCTGTTCTCGGGCTCGGTGGCCGACAACATCGCGCTGGGCAAGCCCGACGCGAGCTTCGACGAGATCGTGGCGGCGGCGAGGGCGGTCGGCGCACACGAGTTCATCGAGGGCCTGCCGAACGGGTACGACACCGACGTGAACAAGCGCGGTGGCCGGGTGAGCGCCGGGCAGCGGCAGCTCATCTCGTTCGCGCGCGCGTTCCTCGCCGACCCGGCGGTGCTGATCCTCGACGAGGCGACGAGCTCGCTCGACATCCCGAGCGAGCGCGCGGTGCAGGAGGGGCTGACCACCCTGCTCGCCGACCGCACCGCGGTGATCATCGCGCACCGGCTCTCGACGGTCGCGATCGCCGACCGCGTGCTGGTCATGGAGTGGGGCCGCATCGTCGAGGACGGCTCGCCGGCCGAGCTGATCGGCGGCGAGGGCCGGTTCGCCCGGCTGCACGCGGCCTGGCGGGACAGCCTGGTCTAG